One window of Halopelagius longus genomic DNA carries:
- the ppsA gene encoding phosphoenolpyruvate synthase, whose amino-acid sequence MAVVWLDDVRAADLGTVGGKAASLGELTAAGLPVPPGFVVTAETYRAFIEDAGIDEELFEAVDVDHEDSAALKEAHERAHELIVETPVPEEVREEILAAYEEIGEDAFVAVRSSATAEDLPDASFAGQQETYLNVQADDLVERVKECWASLFSQRAIYYRNRKDFPHEEVDIAVVVQEMVAAEKSGVMFTSHPSTGEPRIIIEAAWGLGEAVVSGTVSPDNYVVDRGTKAVETATVADKKVMMEKDEETGETVEREVEEDRRNARVLSDEEISELVELGERVEEHYGEPQDVEWAVYEGDIYMLQSRPITTISESGTNPESETVEAAGDGGAEVASAGNGASGDGANGASGDGDVLVQGLGASPGIASGEARIVTKLDHLDQVGDGDIIVTEMTMPDMVPAMKRAAGIVTDEGGMTSHAAIVSRELGVPAVVGTGSGTRELDDDQPITIDGDKGTVREGVVESEDVQREPIEEARPKTPVKPMTATEVKVNVSIPEAAERAAATGADGVGLLRMEHMILSTGKTPAKYISDNGERAYVDQLVEGMRTAAEEFYPRPVRIRTLDAPTDEFRQLDGGDDEPKEHNPMLGYRGIRRSLDNPEVFKHELEAFRRMFEMGYDNVEIMFPLVNDAEDVYRAKNLMREAGIDPDKRSWGVMIETPASALGVEEMAGAGIDFVSFGTNDLTQYTLAVDRNNENVADRFDELHPSVLKLIGDTIETCRELGVKTSICGQAGSKPKMVQFLAEKGVSSISANIDAVRDVQHEVKRVEQRLILDSVR is encoded by the coding sequence ATGGCTGTAGTTTGGCTGGACGACGTACGCGCCGCCGATTTAGGTACGGTCGGCGGCAAGGCGGCTTCGCTCGGCGAACTCACGGCGGCAGGGCTTCCCGTTCCGCCGGGGTTCGTCGTAACCGCAGAGACGTACCGGGCATTCATCGAGGACGCCGGTATCGACGAGGAACTGTTCGAGGCCGTCGACGTAGACCACGAGGACTCCGCCGCGTTGAAGGAAGCGCACGAACGCGCGCACGAACTCATCGTGGAGACGCCCGTCCCCGAGGAGGTACGCGAGGAGATTCTCGCCGCCTACGAGGAGATAGGCGAGGACGCCTTCGTGGCCGTGCGGTCCTCCGCGACGGCGGAGGACCTTCCGGACGCCTCCTTCGCGGGACAACAGGAGACGTACCTCAACGTCCAAGCCGACGACTTGGTCGAACGCGTCAAGGAGTGTTGGGCGTCGCTGTTCTCTCAGCGCGCGATATACTATCGGAATCGGAAGGACTTCCCCCACGAGGAGGTGGACATCGCGGTGGTCGTCCAGGAGATGGTCGCCGCCGAGAAGTCGGGCGTGATGTTCACGTCGCACCCCTCGACGGGCGAACCGCGCATCATCATCGAGGCGGCGTGGGGCCTCGGCGAAGCGGTGGTCTCCGGCACCGTCTCCCCCGACAACTACGTCGTAGACCGCGGGACGAAGGCGGTCGAGACGGCGACCGTCGCCGACAAGAAGGTGATGATGGAGAAAGACGAGGAGACGGGCGAGACCGTCGAACGAGAGGTCGAGGAGGACCGACGGAACGCCCGCGTCCTCTCCGACGAGGAGATTTCGGAGTTGGTCGAACTCGGCGAACGCGTCGAGGAACACTACGGCGAACCGCAGGACGTGGAGTGGGCCGTCTACGAGGGCGACATCTACATGCTCCAGTCGCGGCCCATCACCACCATCTCCGAGTCGGGGACGAACCCCGAATCCGAGACGGTGGAGGCCGCCGGCGACGGCGGGGCCGAGGTGGCGAGTGCCGGTAACGGCGCGTCGGGCGACGGCGCGAACGGCGCGTCGGGCGACGGCGACGTACTGGTGCAGGGACTCGGCGCGAGTCCGGGCATCGCCTCCGGCGAGGCGCGCATCGTCACGAAACTCGACCACCTCGACCAGGTGGGCGACGGCGACATCATCGTCACCGAGATGACGATGCCGGACATGGTGCCCGCGATGAAGCGCGCGGCGGGCATCGTCACCGACGAGGGCGGCATGACCTCCCACGCCGCCATCGTCTCCCGGGAACTCGGCGTCCCCGCCGTCGTCGGCACCGGGTCGGGCACCCGCGAACTCGACGACGACCAACCCATCACCATCGACGGCGACAAGGGCACCGTCCGCGAGGGCGTCGTCGAGTCCGAGGACGTCCAACGCGAACCCATCGAGGAGGCGCGCCCGAAGACGCCGGTCAAACCGATGACCGCGACGGAGGTGAAGGTGAACGTCTCCATCCCCGAGGCGGCCGAACGCGCCGCCGCGACGGGCGCGGACGGCGTCGGACTCCTCCGGATGGAGCACATGATTCTCTCGACGGGGAAGACCCCCGCGAAGTACATCTCCGACAACGGCGAACGCGCCTACGTCGACCAACTCGTCGAGGGGATGCGAACCGCCGCGGAGGAGTTCTACCCCCGGCCGGTCCGCATCCGAACGCTCGACGCGCCGACCGACGAGTTCCGCCAACTCGACGGCGGCGACGACGAACCGAAGGAGCACAACCCGATGCTGGGCTACCGCGGCATCCGGCGTTCGCTCGACAACCCCGAGGTGTTCAAGCACGAACTGGAGGCGTTCCGCCGCATGTTCGAGATGGGGTACGACAACGTCGAGATAATGTTCCCCCTCGTCAACGACGCCGAGGACGTCTACCGCGCGAAGAACTTGATGCGCGAGGCCGGCATCGACCCCGACAAGCGCAGTTGGGGCGTGATGATAGAGACGCCCGCCTCCGCACTCGGCGTCGAGGAGATGGCCGGGGCGGGCATCGACTTCGTCTCCTTCGGGACGAACGACCTCACGCAGTACACCCTCGCGGTGGACCGCAACAACGAGAACGTCGCCGACCGCTTCGACGAACTCCACCCCTCGGTGCTGAAACTCATCGGCGACACCATCGAGACGTGCCGCGAACTCGGCGTGAAGACGAGCATCTGCGGGCAGGCCGGGTCGAAGCCGAAGATGGTCCAGTTCCTCGCCGAGAAGGGCGTCTCCTCTATCTCGGCGAACATCGACGCCGTTCGCGACGTGCAACACGAGGTCAAGCGCGTCGAACAGCGTCTCATCCTCGACTCGGTGCGCTGA
- a CDS encoding CPBP family intramembrane glutamic endopeptidase translates to MPSTPSSSPRRGVWPAVVAVVVVSVLLAVTLVVAAAAGAVVVLSVVAAEPPGERSIALVLLAAVIPTEAVYLAVSVAYAHIRELPVPVRVPTRRDAALVLAGSVVTVVAATAIFAVGNAAGVSPVSSAFDPATEADPSALLLLAPLSILVVAPAEEAFFRGVLQGRLRRAFGPAASVGVASVLFAGVHVFNFVSFDRPVGVIVPLGAIFVVSLVLGGVYETTDNLAVPVAVHGAYNATLAVVSYLSVVGVV, encoded by the coding sequence ATGCCCTCCACGCCCTCCTCGTCGCCCCGCCGCGGAGTGTGGCCCGCAGTCGTCGCCGTAGTCGTCGTCTCGGTCCTCCTCGCCGTGACGCTCGTCGTCGCGGCGGCGGCCGGGGCGGTGGTCGTCCTCTCGGTCGTCGCGGCCGAACCCCCGGGCGAACGGTCGATCGCTCTCGTCCTCCTCGCGGCGGTGATTCCGACGGAGGCGGTGTACCTCGCCGTCTCCGTCGCGTACGCACACATCAGAGAACTCCCCGTCCCGGTTCGGGTCCCGACGCGGCGCGACGCCGCCCTCGTTCTCGCGGGCTCCGTCGTCACCGTCGTCGCCGCGACGGCCATCTTCGCCGTCGGAAACGCCGCCGGCGTCAGCCCCGTCTCCAGCGCGTTCGACCCGGCGACGGAGGCCGACCCGTCGGCGCTTCTCCTCTTGGCTCCCCTCTCGATACTCGTCGTCGCGCCCGCCGAGGAGGCGTTCTTCCGCGGCGTCCTTCAGGGCCGCCTCCGACGGGCGTTCGGGCCGGCCGCCAGCGTCGGCGTCGCCAGCGTCCTCTTTGCGGGCGTCCACGTGTTCAACTTCGTCTCCTTCGACCGGCCGGTCGGAGTCATCGTGCCGTTGGGGGCCATCTTCGTCGTTTCGCTCGTCCTCGGCGGCGTCTACGAGACGACCGACAACCTCGCCGTCCCCGTGGCCGTCCACGGCGCGTACAACGCCACCTTGGCCGTCGTCTCCTACCTCTCCGTCGTCGGCGTCGTCTGA
- a CDS encoding cupin domain-containing protein — protein sequence MERVSLDDAESDSLGDGSERHRLSAALGTTGFALNRYRLAPGDGFPGGLHAHADQEEVFVVVRGTATFETMDGEIAVDAGEAVRFAPGEFQSGRNDSDGVLVAFAMGAPRQTDDVRVPVECPDCGRDDVRVEAGGDGPTFVCPDCGSERTPRPCPDCGSPELEVTLGDERRTVTACRNCGAEFDSPPSRE from the coding sequence ATGGAACGCGTCTCTCTAGACGACGCTGAATCGGACTCTCTCGGCGACGGGAGCGAACGGCACCGCCTCTCGGCGGCGTTGGGGACGACCGGATTCGCCCTCAACCGCTACCGACTCGCGCCGGGAGACGGCTTCCCCGGCGGACTGCACGCCCACGCCGACCAAGAGGAGGTGTTCGTCGTCGTTCGAGGCACCGCGACGTTCGAGACGATGGACGGCGAAATCGCCGTCGACGCCGGCGAGGCGGTGCGCTTCGCCCCCGGCGAGTTCCAGTCGGGGCGAAACGACTCCGACGGCGTTCTCGTGGCGTTCGCGATGGGCGCACCCCGACAGACGGACGACGTTCGAGTCCCGGTCGAGTGTCCCGACTGCGGCCGCGACGACGTGCGCGTCGAGGCGGGCGGGGACGGACCGACGTTCGTCTGTCCCGACTGCGGTTCCGAACGCACCCCGCGGCCGTGCCCCGACTGCGGCAGTCCGGAACTGGAGGTGACGCTCGGGGACGAGAGGCGGACGGTGACCGCCTGTCGGAACTGCGGCGCGGAGTTCGACAGTCCGCCGAGTCGGGAGTGA
- the mfnA gene encoding tyrosine decarboxylase MfnA, protein MQRAAPQEFTRVLSSMCTEPHPAARDAAERFLATNPGDPATYRTVARLEERAVETLGEIAGLSEPHGYVTSGGTEANIQAVRSARNRRRVEDPNVVVPESAHFSFTKAADVLGVELRRVPTDEDHRADVSAVRAAADDDTVLVVGVAGSTEFGRVDPVPELADVAHEAGAFLHVDAAWGGFYLPFTDHEWGFADAPVDSMTIDPHKCGQAAVPAGGLLFRERAGLDALAVDTPYLESTSQATLTGTRSGAGVAAAAAAMDALWPDGYRREYERAAELASWFASELRERGFAVADVELPIVAASVPESLFERLREAGWRISRTESGELRVVCMPHVTREMLVAFLADIDERRPSPP, encoded by the coding sequence ATGCAGCGGGCCGCCCCGCAGGAGTTCACTCGCGTTCTGTCGTCCATGTGCACGGAACCGCACCCGGCGGCGCGGGACGCCGCCGAGCGGTTTCTCGCGACGAATCCGGGCGACCCGGCGACGTACCGGACGGTCGCGCGACTCGAAGAGCGGGCGGTCGAGACGCTCGGCGAGATTGCGGGCCTCTCGGAGCCGCACGGGTACGTGACAAGCGGCGGCACGGAGGCGAACATCCAAGCCGTCCGGTCGGCGCGCAACCGCCGCCGCGTCGAGGACCCGAACGTCGTCGTCCCCGAGAGCGCGCACTTCTCCTTCACCAAGGCCGCAGACGTCCTCGGCGTCGAACTCCGCCGCGTGCCCACGGACGAGGACCACCGCGCGGACGTGTCGGCCGTCCGCGCCGCCGCGGACGACGACACCGTCCTCGTCGTCGGCGTCGCCGGGAGCACGGAGTTCGGACGCGTCGACCCCGTCCCCGAACTCGCCGACGTCGCCCACGAGGCGGGCGCGTTCCTCCACGTCGACGCCGCGTGGGGCGGGTTCTACCTCCCATTCACCGACCACGAGTGGGGGTTCGCCGACGCGCCCGTGGACTCGATGACCATCGACCCCCACAAGTGCGGGCAAGCCGCCGTCCCGGCGGGCGGACTCCTGTTCCGCGAACGCGCCGGACTCGACGCCTTGGCGGTCGATACGCCGTATCTCGAATCCACGTCGCAGGCGACGCTGACGGGCACCCGAAGCGGTGCGGGCGTCGCCGCCGCCGCCGCCGCGATGGACGCCCTCTGGCCCGACGGCTACCGCCGCGAGTACGAACGGGCCGCGGAACTGGCGTCGTGGTTCGCGTCGGAACTCCGCGAACGCGGGTTCGCGGTGGCCGACGTCGAACTCCCTATCGTCGCCGCCTCGGTGCCCGAGTCGCTCTTCGAGCGTCTCCGCGAGGCGGGATGGCGCATCTCGCGCACCGAGTCGGGGGAACTCCGGGTGGTCTGCATGCCGCACGTCACCCGCGAGATGCTCGTCGCCTTCCTCGCGGATATCGACGAGCGTCGGCCGTCTCCCCCTTGA
- a CDS encoding YqaA family protein, whose product MFAQGAVHVGHAVDPAAVGASVWPEFGFSDMVRHATGLFGLLVVFVYSFLIAFALPGVSEVVLLAPIELGLTYWQRMAVIIFVSGVGKAAGSVFAFHIGQEAKEAGPIVRALRRSRFDVVEWSEKRTVELAQKWGYAGLAAALCVPGFPDTLSIYAFSVLEEDYLKFAVATFVGSVGRLVITLVGVEAVLAVGWV is encoded by the coding sequence ATGTTCGCTCAGGGAGCGGTCCACGTCGGCCACGCAGTCGACCCCGCGGCGGTCGGCGCGAGTGTCTGGCCGGAGTTCGGCTTCTCCGATATGGTCCGGCACGCAACCGGCCTGTTCGGCCTCCTCGTCGTCTTCGTCTACTCGTTTCTCATCGCCTTCGCCCTCCCCGGCGTGAGCGAAGTCGTCCTCCTCGCGCCGATAGAACTCGGCTTGACCTACTGGCAACGGATGGCCGTCATCATCTTCGTCAGCGGAGTCGGGAAGGCCGCGGGGAGCGTCTTCGCCTTCCACATCGGGCAGGAGGCCAAGGAGGCCGGACCCATCGTCCGCGCCCTCCGCCGGTCGCGGTTCGACGTGGTGGAGTGGTCGGAGAAGCGGACGGTCGAACTCGCACAGAAGTGGGGGTACGCCGGGTTGGCGGCGGCGCTCTGCGTGCCGGGGTTCCCCGACACGCTCTCCATCTACGCGTTCTCGGTCCTCGAAGAGGACTACCTGAAGTTCGCGGTGGCGACGTTCGTCGGCAGCGTCGGCCGCCTCGTCATAACGCTCGTCGGCGTCGAGGCAGTCCTAGCGGTCGGATGGGTGTAG
- the metG gene encoding methionine--tRNA ligase, whose product MSHEDFPTETPAVVTCGLPYANGDLHIGHLRTYVGGDIFSRALRKLGQETAFVSGSDMHGTPVAVNAEKEGVTPEEFALRHHEKYEETFPEFGIEFDNYGHTHDETNTELTTDVVETLEDEGYVYEKEIQVAYDPDADQWLPDRFVEGTCPYCGEHARGDECDEGCGRHLEPGEIEEPTSALTGNPAEYRERTHKFFEVSELQEYLQEFIDRLEGTPNAQNQPREWIEGELQDWCITRDMDWGIDYPGDNPQDLVLYVWVDAPIEYISSTKQYSERVGSDEFDWERAWRDDGEVTHIIGRDIIQHHTVFWPAMLRAAGFVEPRAVMASGFITLNGKGFSTSRNRAVWADEYVDEGFHPDLLRYYLATNGGFQQDVDFSWDRFRERVNNELVGTVGNFAYRSLLFAYREFEGAPDADLSEEVRDRIERAIEEFEAGVNDYSVREAGNAAVRLAQFGNEYIQRNEPWKLDDDDPQKAQVIRDCVQVAKAVAVLFEPVAPGKAEALWADLNEEGDVHEVETDAALDAPAESFGEPSELFEKIPEERVEELNEKLQSRVEESDEETETDDGDDESESTVSDEFEPVLDERIDFEEFQELDLRVGEILDAEGIEDADKLAKLTVDIGVEERQIVAGIKQLHDLEELPGTKVVVVANLEKAELFGVESNGMVLAAGEQADLLTTHGDAVPGTKVR is encoded by the coding sequence ATGAGCCACGAGGATTTCCCCACGGAGACGCCAGCGGTGGTGACGTGCGGGTTGCCCTACGCGAACGGCGACCTGCACATCGGTCACTTACGAACGTACGTCGGCGGCGACATCTTCAGCCGCGCCCTCCGCAAACTCGGACAGGAGACGGCCTTCGTCAGCGGGTCGGACATGCACGGCACGCCCGTCGCCGTCAACGCCGAGAAGGAGGGCGTCACGCCCGAGGAGTTCGCCCTCCGCCACCACGAGAAGTACGAGGAGACGTTCCCCGAGTTCGGCATCGAGTTCGACAACTACGGCCACACCCACGACGAGACGAACACCGAACTGACGACGGACGTCGTCGAAACGCTCGAAGACGAGGGGTACGTCTACGAGAAGGAGATTCAGGTCGCCTACGACCCCGACGCCGACCAGTGGCTTCCCGACCGGTTCGTCGAGGGCACCTGCCCGTACTGCGGCGAACACGCCCGCGGCGACGAGTGCGACGAGGGGTGCGGCCGCCACCTCGAACCCGGCGAGATAGAGGAGCCCACCTCGGCGCTGACGGGCAACCCCGCCGAGTACCGCGAGCGCACCCACAAGTTCTTCGAGGTGTCGGAACTGCAGGAGTACCTCCAAGAGTTCATCGACCGACTGGAGGGGACGCCGAACGCGCAGAACCAACCTCGAGAGTGGATAGAGGGTGAACTGCAGGACTGGTGTATCACCCGCGACATGGACTGGGGTATCGACTACCCCGGGGATAACCCCCAAGATTTGGTCCTGTACGTCTGGGTCGACGCCCCCATCGAGTACATCTCCTCGACGAAGCAGTACTCAGAGCGCGTCGGAAGCGACGAGTTCGACTGGGAACGGGCGTGGCGCGACGACGGCGAGGTGACCCACATCATCGGACGCGACATCATCCAGCACCACACGGTGTTCTGGCCCGCGATGCTGCGCGCCGCCGGGTTCGTCGAACCGCGCGCCGTCATGGCGTCGGGCTTCATCACGCTCAACGGCAAGGGCTTCTCCACGTCGCGGAACCGCGCCGTCTGGGCCGACGAGTACGTAGACGAGGGCTTTCACCCGGACCTCCTGCGCTACTACCTCGCGACGAACGGCGGGTTCCAACAGGACGTCGACTTCTCGTGGGACCGCTTCCGCGAACGCGTGAACAACGAACTCGTCGGTACCGTCGGCAACTTCGCCTACCGGTCTTTGCTCTTCGCCTACCGCGAGTTCGAGGGCGCGCCGGACGCCGACCTCTCCGAGGAGGTGCGCGACCGCATCGAACGGGCGATAGAGGAGTTCGAGGCCGGAGTCAACGACTACTCCGTCCGCGAGGCGGGCAACGCCGCCGTCCGACTCGCGCAGTTCGGCAACGAGTACATCCAGCGCAACGAACCGTGGAAACTCGACGACGACGACCCGCAGAAGGCGCAGGTCATCCGCGACTGCGTGCAGGTGGCGAAGGCCGTCGCCGTCCTCTTCGAACCCGTCGCGCCGGGCAAGGCGGAGGCCCTGTGGGCGGACCTGAACGAGGAGGGCGACGTCCACGAAGTAGAGACCGACGCCGCACTCGACGCCCCCGCCGAGTCCTTCGGCGAACCCTCGGAACTGTTCGAGAAGATTCCCGAGGAACGCGTCGAGGAACTCAACGAGAAGCTCCAGTCCCGCGTCGAAGAGAGCGACGAGGAAACCGAAACTGACGACGGAGACGACGAGAGTGAATCCACCGTGAGCGACGAATTCGAACCCGTACTGGACGAGCGAATCGACTTCGAGGAGTTCCAAGAACTCGACCTCCGCGTCGGCGAGATTCTCGACGCCGAGGGCATCGAGGACGCGGACAAACTCGCCAAGCTGACCGTCGACATCGGCGTCGAGGAGCGTCAGATAGTCGCCGGCATCAAGCAACTCCACGACTTGGAGGAACTGCCCGGCACGAAAGTCGTCGTCGTCGCGAACTTAGAGAAGGCGGAACTGTTCGGCGTCGAGTCCAACGGGATGGTGCTGGCCGCGGGCGAACAGGCCGACCTATTGACGACCCACGGCGACGCCGTCCCCGGAACGAAGGTCAGATAA
- the pyk gene encoding pyruvate kinase: MRNAKIVCTLGPASDDRETIRSLADAGMSVGRLNASHGTPEHRAEVIDRIRDVDDSTDAPLAAMVDLQGPEVRTAPLDESIQLETGSEVRFVEGDDATPEEVGLSYSIAAAEAGDTILLDDGRIEATVERVDGDAVVARIDSGGELSGRKGVNVPGVSLDIDLITEGDRRELEVAAEKEADFVAASFVRTANDVYTISDELENLGADIPVVAKIERAGAVENLDEIIEASYGVMVARGDLGVEMPLEDVPIIQKRIIRKCHATGTPVITATEMLDSMVHARRPTRAEASDVANAVLDGTDAVMLSGETAIGDDPVRVVETMDSIVRQVEASPEYDETTEGHIPTAEDSSRTEALARAARYLARDVDASAIVAASESGYTARKTAKFRPAVPVVATTPNDRVRRQLALSWGIIPTYSAYRDGIEEMMDDAVDAALDTEVASSGDTIVVLSGMMTELEGTNTTNMLKVHVAAEAVATGRKVVGGRVAGHLAYAPDGDLTDVPRGAILALPADFDDEFEGDTTKLAGIIDARPGMTGYPALVAREIDIPMISGAPIPESVAAGTEVTLHAERGVVYEGNVIEHGAKGQR, encoded by the coding sequence ATGAGAAACGCGAAGATCGTCTGTACGCTGGGACCAGCGTCCGACGACCGAGAGACGATTCGGTCACTCGCCGACGCCGGGATGAGCGTCGGACGCTTGAACGCCAGTCACGGAACGCCCGAACACCGAGCGGAGGTCATCGACCGCATCCGCGACGTGGACGACTCGACCGACGCGCCGTTGGCGGCGATGGTGGACTTACAGGGGCCGGAGGTTCGGACCGCCCCCCTCGACGAGTCCATCCAACTCGAAACCGGGTCCGAGGTGCGGTTCGTCGAGGGCGACGACGCGACGCCCGAGGAGGTCGGTCTGTCGTACTCCATCGCCGCCGCGGAGGCGGGCGACACGATTCTGCTCGACGACGGCCGCATCGAGGCGACGGTCGAACGGGTCGACGGCGACGCCGTCGTCGCCCGCATCGACTCCGGCGGCGAACTCAGCGGGCGCAAGGGCGTGAACGTCCCCGGCGTGAGCCTCGACATCGACCTCATCACCGAGGGCGACCGCCGCGAACTGGAAGTCGCCGCCGAGAAGGAGGCCGACTTCGTCGCCGCGTCGTTCGTCCGCACCGCAAACGACGTCTACACCATCAGCGACGAACTGGAGAACCTCGGCGCGGACATCCCCGTCGTCGCCAAGATAGAGCGCGCGGGGGCCGTCGAGAACTTAGACGAGATAATCGAGGCGTCGTACGGCGTGATGGTCGCCCGCGGCGACCTCGGCGTCGAGATGCCGTTGGAGGACGTGCCCATCATCCAGAAGCGCATCATCCGCAAGTGCCACGCGACGGGGACGCCCGTCATCACGGCGACGGAGATGCTCGACTCGATGGTCCACGCGCGGCGACCCACCCGCGCGGAGGCCTCGGACGTGGCCAACGCCGTCCTCGACGGGACGGACGCGGTGATGCTCTCGGGGGAGACGGCCATCGGCGACGACCCCGTCCGCGTCGTCGAGACGATGGACAGCATCGTGCGGCAGGTCGAGGCGAGTCCCGAGTACGACGAGACGACGGAGGGGCACATCCCGACCGCCGAGGACAGTTCGCGGACGGAAGCGCTCGCCCGGGCGGCGCGCTACCTCGCCCGCGACGTCGACGCCAGCGCCATCGTCGCCGCCTCCGAGTCCGGGTACACCGCGCGGAAGACGGCGAAGTTCCGGCCCGCCGTCCCCGTCGTCGCCACGACGCCGAACGACCGCGTGCGCCGTCAACTCGCGCTCTCGTGGGGCATCATCCCGACGTACTCGGCCTACCGCGACGGCATCGAAGAGATGATGGACGACGCCGTGGACGCCGCCCTCGACACGGAGGTCGCCTCCTCGGGCGACACAATCGTCGTCCTCTCGGGGATGATGACCGAACTGGAGGGGACGAACACGACGAACATGCTGAAGGTCCACGTCGCCGCGGAAGCGGTCGCCACCGGGCGGAAGGTGGTCGGCGGGCGCGTCGCCGGCCACCTCGCGTACGCCCCGGACGGCGACCTGACGGACGTGCCGAGGGGCGCGATTCTCGCACTCCCCGCCGACTTCGACGACGAGTTCGAGGGCGATACGACGAAACTCGCCGGAATCATCGACGCGCGGCCGGGAATGACGGGCTACCCCGCACTCGTCGCCCGCGAAATCGACATCCCGATGATATCGGGCGCGCCCATCCCCGAGAGCGTCGCCGCGGGCACCGAGGTGACGCTTCACGCCGAACGCGGCGTCGTCTACGAGGGGAACGTCATCGAACACGGCGCGAAGGGACAGCGCTGA
- a CDS encoding DUF7312 domain-containing protein: MDRPDDAESAREGREPSTRAQSDSEDEEARTSEEGSTPTEGTAGLFWTAEDEGEPPELEPLEPGRPSPENVLFVVLGALGTVALVLTAVSPL; the protein is encoded by the coding sequence ATGGACCGACCCGACGACGCAGAATCCGCCCGCGAGGGACGAGAGCCCTCGACTCGGGCGCAGTCCGACTCCGAGGACGAGGAGGCGCGGACGAGCGAGGAGGGTTCGACGCCCACCGAGGGCACCGCCGGTCTGTTCTGGACCGCCGAAGACGAGGGGGAACCGCCCGAACTCGAACCGCTCGAACCCGGGCGACCGTCGCCCGAGAACGTCCTCTTCGTCGTCCTCGGCGCACTCGGCACCGTCGCCCTCGTCCTGACCGCCGTCTCGCCGCTCTGA